In Bradyrhizobium sp. CCBAU 051011, the following are encoded in one genomic region:
- a CDS encoding MaoC family dehydratase N-terminal domain-containing protein, with amino-acid sequence MTEAATKLDLDHLRQWIGRSTEASDIVTAQLVKGLRSTLFQDIGEPKAGDAAPWTTHWCLAQPVFPMSQLGPDGHPTRGGFLPPVPLPRRMWAGGEIEFLAPLRVGDEATRTSRIADVTVKTGSTGTLCFVSVEHTVTTARGVAIRERQDIVYRDIGGTAPASPPKAPPPPPVARHRESHVSDPVLLFRYSALTFNGHRIHYDRDYVTKVEGYPGLIFHGPLQAALIVEFAAKLHGDSAPKKFSYRGVQPLFEGSEFSINANETNAGMELWIANAEGQPTMKGTAVW; translated from the coding sequence ATGACCGAAGCCGCAACAAAACTCGATCTCGACCATCTGCGCCAATGGATCGGCCGCAGCACGGAAGCGTCCGACATCGTCACTGCGCAACTCGTGAAGGGCCTGCGCTCAACCCTGTTTCAGGACATCGGCGAGCCCAAGGCGGGCGACGCCGCGCCGTGGACCACGCATTGGTGCCTGGCGCAGCCGGTGTTTCCGATGTCGCAGCTCGGCCCCGACGGGCATCCAACGCGCGGCGGCTTCCTGCCGCCGGTGCCGCTGCCGCGCCGGATGTGGGCCGGCGGCGAAATCGAATTCCTCGCGCCCTTACGCGTCGGCGATGAAGCGACGCGGACCTCGCGGATCGCTGATGTGACGGTGAAGACGGGCTCGACCGGCACGCTATGCTTCGTCTCCGTCGAGCACACGGTCACGACGGCGCGCGGGGTTGCCATCCGCGAGCGGCAGGATATCGTCTACCGCGACATCGGTGGCACAGCGCCTGCTTCACCGCCGAAAGCCCCTCCGCCGCCGCCGGTCGCCAGGCATCGCGAAAGCCATGTCAGCGATCCCGTGCTGCTGTTTCGCTATTCGGCGCTGACCTTCAACGGCCACCGCATCCATTACGACCGCGACTACGTCACCAAGGTCGAGGGCTATCCCGGCCTGATCTTCCACGGTCCCTTGCAGGCCGCGCTGATCGTCGAATTCGCCGCAAAACTTCACGGCGACTCGGCGCCGAAGAAGTTCAGCTATCGCGGCGTGCAGCCGCTGTTCGAAGGCAGCGAATTCTCGATCAACGCCAACGAGACCAACGCCGGCATGGAGCTGTGGATCGCCAATGCCGAGGGACAGCCGACGATGAAGGGCACGGCTGTTTGGTAG
- a CDS encoding CaiB/BaiF CoA-transferase family protein yields the protein MLPLEGLIVVSVEQAVAAPFCSSRLADAGAHVVKVERPEGDFARGYDAAAKGQSSYFVWLNRGKNSQVIDLATRDGRAALEQLIASADVLLQNLKPGSMDKLGFSLERLKKDYPALICCTISGYGDEGPYAERKAYDLLIQAESGLASITGGPEGPSRVGISVVDIATGATAHAAILEALIARGRTGRGADIRISMFDVMADWMAVPLINSEAGNPPKRMALAHPSIAPYGVFNSRDGKGILISIQSEREWKKLCAEVLDQPDLPNDPRFANMVERVRNRQLTDKTVADAFASMNRVELLKRLDDADIAFAEVNTMADLAVHPHLRRIEVDTPKGKVSYAAPAAIFVGEERHYGPVPAIGDHVELPAARIKSLKS from the coding sequence ATGCTGCCATTGGAAGGATTGATCGTCGTCTCCGTCGAACAGGCTGTCGCAGCGCCATTCTGTAGTTCACGATTGGCGGATGCCGGCGCACATGTCGTCAAGGTCGAACGCCCCGAGGGCGATTTCGCGCGCGGCTATGACGCCGCGGCAAAAGGCCAGAGCAGCTATTTTGTCTGGCTCAACCGCGGCAAGAATTCGCAAGTGATCGACCTCGCCACCAGGGACGGCCGCGCCGCGCTCGAACAGCTGATCGCAAGCGCCGACGTGTTGCTGCAGAACCTTAAACCCGGCTCGATGGACAAGCTCGGCTTCTCGCTGGAACGGCTGAAGAAGGATTACCCGGCGCTGATCTGCTGCACCATATCGGGCTATGGCGACGAAGGCCCCTATGCCGAACGCAAGGCTTACGATCTCCTGATCCAGGCCGAGAGCGGGCTTGCCTCGATCACTGGCGGCCCCGAAGGCCCGTCCCGCGTCGGCATCTCCGTCGTCGATATCGCCACCGGCGCCACCGCGCATGCTGCGATCCTCGAAGCCTTGATCGCGCGGGGACGCACAGGCCGGGGCGCCGATATCAGGATCTCGATGTTCGACGTGATGGCCGACTGGATGGCGGTGCCGCTGATCAATTCGGAGGCCGGCAATCCGCCGAAGCGGATGGCGCTGGCCCACCCCTCGATCGCGCCCTATGGCGTGTTCAATTCCAGGGACGGCAAGGGCATCTTGATCTCGATCCAGAGCGAGCGCGAATGGAAGAAGCTCTGCGCCGAGGTGCTGGATCAGCCCGACCTGCCCAACGATCCGCGCTTTGCCAACATGGTCGAGCGCGTGCGCAACCGGCAGCTCACCGACAAGACGGTAGCCGACGCCTTTGCCTCGATGAATCGCGTCGAATTGCTCAAGCGCCTCGACGACGCCGACATCGCGTTTGCGGAAGTGAACACCATGGCCGACCTCGCCGTGCACCCGCATCTGCGCCGCATCGAGGTCGATACCCCCAAGGGCAAGGTGAGTTATGCCGCACCCGCTGCGATCTTCGTCGGTGAAGAACGGCACTATGGCCCCGTGCCCGCCATCGGCGACCACGTTGAACTTCCCGCAGCCCGTATCAAAAGCCTGAAGTCATGA
- a CDS encoding adenylate/guanylate cyclase domain-containing protein codes for MDAPRNIDPVPADSDNAVVHWLTNETRDQRFIDNIFAELCVRLQRAGIPLKRATLHLLIYHPQWLGARITWADGMREAEIERVDYDVRERSEYIGSPANEIHDGTTEVRENLERDPALGRQHALYDEMRAKGLTDYVAWPLYHTLGKRHIVTFATDRPGGFDDAHIAGLRKLLPVLALVSEIRMKNRLARTLLETYVGSHAGELILAGATRRGSGTTVRAAIMICDLREFTKISDNWPRDDVIDLLNSYFDAMSEPIARHGGEILKFIGDGLLAIFPLSQPSACANLLRAVTDARQAMIALNEQNGKTGRAPLNYGIGIHVGDVMYGNIGSRTRLDFTVIGPAVNMASRLEALTKQLGRTVLLSKAFAELVKSDFDLERVGEHPVRGFSEPIELFAYHG; via the coding sequence ATGGACGCGCCCCGCAACATCGATCCCGTTCCCGCCGATTCCGACAACGCAGTCGTGCACTGGCTGACAAACGAGACGCGCGATCAGCGCTTCATCGACAATATCTTCGCCGAGCTGTGCGTGCGGCTTCAGCGCGCGGGCATTCCCCTCAAGCGGGCGACGCTTCATCTGCTGATCTACCATCCGCAATGGCTTGGCGCCCGGATCACCTGGGCGGATGGGATGCGCGAGGCGGAGATTGAAAGGGTCGACTACGATGTCAGGGAGCGATCCGAATACATCGGCAGTCCCGCCAACGAAATCCATGACGGCACCACCGAGGTGCGCGAGAACCTCGAACGCGATCCCGCGCTGGGCCGCCAGCACGCCCTCTATGACGAGATGCGGGCGAAAGGCCTCACCGACTATGTGGCCTGGCCGCTGTACCATACGCTCGGCAAGCGGCACATCGTGACCTTCGCGACCGACCGGCCCGGCGGTTTTGACGACGCGCACATCGCCGGCCTACGGAAGCTGTTGCCGGTTCTGGCGCTGGTCAGCGAAATCCGCATGAAGAACCGGTTGGCGCGAACACTGCTCGAAACCTATGTCGGATCGCATGCCGGCGAGCTCATCCTGGCCGGCGCCACCCGTCGCGGCAGCGGCACGACGGTGCGCGCCGCCATCATGATCTGCGATCTGCGCGAGTTCACGAAGATCTCCGACAACTGGCCGCGGGATGACGTCATCGATCTTCTCAACAGCTATTTCGACGCGATGTCGGAGCCGATTGCGCGGCATGGCGGCGAAATCCTGAAATTCATCGGCGACGGCCTGCTCGCCATCTTTCCGCTCAGCCAGCCGTCAGCCTGCGCCAATCTGCTGCGCGCCGTGACTGATGCCCGTCAGGCCATGATTGCCCTGAACGAACAGAACGGAAAGACCGGTCGTGCGCCGCTGAACTACGGCATCGGCATCCACGTCGGAGACGTCATGTACGGCAATATCGGATCGCGCACGCGGCTCGACTTCACGGTCATCGGACCCGCGGTCAACATGGCTTCGCGGCTGGAGGCGCTCACCAAGCAATTGGGCCGGACGGTGCTGCTGTCCAAGGCGTTCGCCGAGCTGGTCAAAAGCGATTTCGATCTCGAACGCGTCGGCGAACATCCGGTGCGCGGCTTCAGCGAGCCGATCGAGCTGTTTGCGTATCACGGCTGA
- a CDS encoding cold-shock protein: MTTGTVKWFNGQKGFGFIQPNDGGTDVFVHISAVERAGLAGLAEGQKVTFEIKTDPMRGKVSAENLSLA; the protein is encoded by the coding sequence ATGACGACAGGTACTGTGAAATGGTTCAACGGCCAAAAAGGCTTCGGGTTCATCCAGCCGAACGACGGCGGCACTGATGTCTTCGTGCACATCAGCGCGGTCGAGCGCGCCGGACTTGCCGGGTTGGCCGAGGGCCAGAAGGTCACATTCGAGATCAAGACCGACCCGATGCGGGGTAAGGTAAGCGCGGAAAATCTTTCGCTGGCCTAA
- a CDS encoding LysR family transcriptional regulator, whose product MLRDNVLDLLAFRAVAREGSFTRAAATLGVSQSALSHTIRQLEARLGIALLTRTTRAVAPTEAGQRLLNGIGAHFDEIEAQVEALGELRDKPAGTIRIAAADYAISFVIWPKLKMFLAKYPDVKVELTLDNGLTDIVTERFDAGVRMGEHLAKDMISARIGPDFCLAVVGSPEYFKDHPKPKHPRELVQHECINFRLPSSGSMYAWEFEEDGRQLKIRVDGQLAFSNTFNALDATLDGFGLAYIPEEIILPYVSKGRLVRVLQKFSPHWDGYHLYYPSRRQSPAFTALVKALRHRR is encoded by the coding sequence GTGCTGCGCGACAACGTCCTTGACCTTTTGGCTTTCCGAGCGGTGGCCCGCGAAGGCAGCTTCACCAGGGCAGCGGCCACACTTGGCGTCTCGCAGTCTGCGCTCAGCCACACGATCCGCCAGCTCGAAGCACGTCTCGGAATTGCTCTCCTGACCCGCACAACGCGCGCTGTCGCTCCCACGGAGGCTGGGCAAAGATTGCTCAACGGCATCGGCGCGCATTTCGACGAGATCGAAGCGCAAGTCGAGGCGCTAGGGGAGTTGCGCGACAAGCCCGCGGGTACGATCCGGATTGCAGCCGCGGATTACGCGATCAGTTTTGTGATCTGGCCGAAGCTGAAGATGTTTCTTGCCAAGTATCCCGACGTCAAGGTCGAGCTCACCCTCGATAACGGACTTACCGACATCGTGACCGAACGTTTCGATGCGGGCGTGCGCATGGGCGAGCATCTGGCCAAGGACATGATCTCGGCGCGGATCGGTCCGGATTTTTGTCTCGCTGTTGTGGGCTCCCCTGAATACTTCAAGGACCATCCGAAGCCGAAGCATCCGAGGGAGCTTGTCCAGCACGAGTGCATCAACTTCCGCCTGCCGTCGTCTGGCAGCATGTATGCGTGGGAATTCGAGGAAGATGGCCGGCAGTTGAAGATTCGCGTCGATGGCCAGCTCGCCTTCAGCAACACCTTCAACGCGCTCGATGCGACGCTGGACGGTTTTGGCCTTGCTTACATACCGGAAGAGATCATTCTCCCCTATGTCTCGAAAGGGCGGCTGGTGCGTGTCCTGCAGAAATTCTCGCCGCATTGGGACGGCTATCATCTCTACTACCCGAGCCGACGCCAGTCGCCAGCATTCACCGCCTTGGTCAAGGCGTTAAGGCACCGGCGTTGA
- a CDS encoding dihydrofolate reductase family protein codes for MRPYIICHMSTSIDGRLHPSRFTSPASGNSAAILRSHYERVHDQFDADGWIVGRRTMSELSKGTERPVKDAPRIAREAHVGPRNGRKLAISIDPSGRVHYGKDNISGDHVVAVLGEQVSDAYLAELREDGVSYVFAGPRGDDLARAIEEIASLFGVKKLLLEGGGRINGAFLKRQLIDEFSTLFHPAVDGVAGAQSIVDYDGHDGDRPGAGQSLRLTHCETLEGGMVWLRHAVERALG; via the coding sequence ATGCGACCCTACATCATCTGCCACATGAGCACTTCCATTGACGGACGGCTTCATCCGAGCCGCTTCACCTCACCCGCCTCGGGCAACTCGGCGGCCATCTTGCGCAGTCACTATGAACGCGTCCACGACCAGTTCGACGCCGATGGATGGATTGTCGGGAGACGGACGATGAGCGAGTTGTCCAAGGGAACAGAGCGGCCTGTCAAAGACGCGCCCAGGATTGCGCGCGAAGCGCATGTTGGCCCGCGTAACGGGCGCAAACTTGCGATCAGCATCGACCCATCGGGCCGCGTTCACTACGGCAAGGACAATATAAGCGGCGACCATGTCGTCGCGGTTTTGGGAGAGCAGGTCTCCGATGCATATCTCGCGGAGCTGCGCGAGGACGGCGTGTCTTACGTGTTCGCCGGCCCGCGGGGCGACGATCTGGCGCGCGCCATCGAAGAGATCGCTTCGCTGTTCGGCGTCAAGAAGCTGCTTCTCGAAGGTGGCGGCAGGATCAACGGGGCATTCCTGAAGCGCCAGCTGATCGACGAATTCAGCACGTTGTTTCATCCGGCGGTCGATGGTGTCGCGGGGGCGCAAAGCATCGTCGATTATGACGGCCACGACGGTGACCGTCCGGGCGCCGGGCAATCGCTACGCCTCACCCACTGCGAGACGCTAGAGGGCGGAATGGTCTGGCTGCGTCACGCCGTGGAGCGCGCACTCGGTTGA
- a CDS encoding vanadium-dependent haloperoxidase, translating to MNVLKSAIVGLALISAHAPVRADVIGDWNNTAMDVMKAVNVGGNPWTRSMALVNVSMSDAVNSVQQRYSRYIPELPIDPNASAEAAAAAAAREILMRQYPGQKERIDAAFAETMKTIPDNPARAAGIDLGKNVADAVFTERQSDATNTPDTYRPLTTPGVWVPTTPPLFPQYATAKPWGLDSASQFRPAPPPALNSALYARDYNETKEMGGVKSTKRTDAQSDAVRFWTQANLGPAWYQAARQASARHNLSVAESARVFALMSMALANCFIVDWDAKFQYHFWRPITAIRNGDQDGNDATEREAGWLPLNTTPMHPEYPSQAGINAGAARGVLEAVFGSGTEDFVATDTSDARLSRKFTSFAQMAQEHKEVRVWGGIHFRNSLEVGDAMGRKVADHLVANYMKPPR from the coding sequence ATGAACGTGCTGAAATCTGCAATCGTTGGCCTGGCCCTAATTTCAGCTCATGCACCGGTTCGGGCGGACGTCATCGGTGACTGGAACAACACCGCAATGGACGTGATGAAGGCGGTCAACGTGGGCGGTAATCCGTGGACGCGCAGCATGGCGCTGGTGAACGTGTCCATGTCTGACGCGGTCAACTCGGTGCAGCAGCGATATTCACGTTACATACCAGAACTCCCAATTGACCCGAATGCCTCGGCCGAGGCTGCGGCCGCGGCGGCTGCCCGCGAAATTCTCATGCGCCAGTATCCCGGCCAGAAGGAGCGGATTGATGCAGCCTTCGCGGAGACGATGAAAACCATTCCGGACAATCCGGCACGGGCTGCAGGCATTGATTTGGGCAAGAATGTTGCGGACGCCGTTTTCACGGAACGGCAGAGCGACGCGACAAACACGCCCGACACATATCGCCCGCTTACCACGCCCGGTGTCTGGGTGCCGACCACGCCGCCGCTGTTCCCGCAATATGCGACGGCCAAGCCATGGGGCCTGGACAGCGCTAGTCAGTTCCGCCCGGCTCCGCCCCCGGCCCTCAACAGTGCGCTTTACGCGCGCGATTACAACGAAACCAAGGAAATGGGCGGCGTGAAAAGCACGAAGCGGACCGACGCGCAGTCCGACGCCGTGCGCTTCTGGACGCAGGCCAATCTTGGGCCTGCATGGTATCAGGCTGCCAGGCAGGCTTCCGCTCGTCATAACCTCTCCGTGGCAGAAAGCGCGCGCGTGTTCGCACTGATGTCCATGGCTCTCGCCAATTGCTTCATTGTCGATTGGGACGCCAAATTCCAATACCATTTCTGGCGGCCGATCACCGCGATCCGCAACGGCGACCAGGACGGCAACGATGCGACTGAACGCGAGGCAGGCTGGCTGCCTCTGAACACCACGCCGATGCATCCGGAATATCCGTCGCAGGCGGGGATCAACGCGGGTGCTGCGCGAGGCGTTCTGGAAGCCGTTTTCGGCAGCGGGACGGAAGACTTCGTCGCGACCGATACGTCCGACGCGCGCCTTTCACGCAAATTCACCAGCTTTGCGCAGATGGCTCAGGAGCACAAAGAGGTGCGCGTCTGGGGCGGCATTCATTTCCGCAATTCGCTGGAGGTCGGAGACGCGATGGGGCGCAAGGTCGCCGACCATCTCGTGGCAAATTACATGAAGCCGCCGAGGTAG
- a CDS encoding cyclophilin-like fold protein, with translation MAQERIVISSEWGEVKAELSDNESARSLVRMLPVTIQMRDHLRQEKTGNLPAALAEVPRQTGFSKGTLGLWTSNHFVIYYRDGQVPQPGIIILGHVSGDVSIFDRPGSVSVTIDRAR, from the coding sequence ATGGCGCAGGAGCGGATCGTCATTTCATCTGAATGGGGCGAAGTGAAAGCTGAACTTTCGGACAATGAGTCCGCCAGATCGCTTGTCCGGATGTTGCCCGTCACGATCCAGATGCGCGATCACCTGCGTCAGGAAAAGACCGGCAATCTTCCTGCAGCGTTGGCGGAAGTCCCGCGGCAGACAGGCTTCTCGAAGGGTACGCTCGGGCTTTGGACGTCCAACCACTTCGTCATCTACTACCGCGACGGCCAAGTGCCGCAACCGGGGATCATCATCCTTGGACACGTGAGCGGCGACGTTTCGATTTTCGACCGGCCCGGATCCGTCAGTGTCACGATTGATCGCGCCCGCTAG
- a CDS encoding FAD-dependent monooxygenase gives MSALIDHAVVITGGGPTGLMLAGELALAGVDVAIVERRRDQELAGSRAGGLHSRTIEVLDQRGIADRFLSQGQVAQVAGFALIRLDISDFPTRHNYGLALWQNHIERILAGWVDELSVPIYRGREVTGFAQDDTGVDVALSDGKSLRTNYLVGCDGGRSLIRKSAGIDFPGWDPTTSHLIAEVEVAREPEWGIRHDASGIHGLSRMEDGGPVRVMVTEQHLGSTSEPTLSDLSEALIAVYGTDYGIHSPASISRFTDMTRQAASYRKGRVLLAGDAAHVHYPAGGQGLNTGVQDAVNLGWKLAQVVKQTSPESLLDSYHAERHPVAVRVLRNTMAQVALMRRPDERVKALQDTMSDLLGMDEPRKRIAAMISGLDIHYDLGEGHPLLGRRMPDLDLITANGRLRTFTLLHDARPVLLNLGEPGTLDITPWAERVRQIDAQYAGTWELPVLGAVAAPSAVLIRPDGHVAWVGDQAQLGLADALTMWFGPPVAA, from the coding sequence ATGAGTGCATTGATCGATCATGCGGTGGTGATCACCGGCGGAGGTCCGACCGGGCTGATGCTGGCCGGCGAGCTGGCGCTGGCGGGCGTCGATGTTGCCATTGTCGAGCGGCGCCGTGACCAGGAGCTCGCCGGCTCGCGCGCCGGCGGGCTGCACTCCCGCACCATCGAGGTGCTCGATCAGCGCGGCATCGCCGATCGGTTCCTGTCGCAGGGACAGGTGGCGCAGGTCGCCGGCTTCGCCTTGATCCGTCTGGACATCAGCGACTTTCCCACCCGGCACAATTACGGGCTCGCGCTATGGCAGAACCATATCGAACGCATCCTCGCCGGCTGGGTCGACGAGCTTTCGGTGCCGATCTATCGCGGACGCGAGGTGACTGGTTTTGCGCAGGACGACACCGGCGTCGACGTCGCACTTTCCGACGGGAAGTCCTTGCGGACGAACTATCTCGTCGGATGCGACGGCGGCCGCAGCCTGATCCGTAAATCAGCCGGCATCGATTTCCCCGGCTGGGATCCGACCACCAGCCATTTGATCGCCGAGGTTGAGGTCGCCCGAGAGCCGGAATGGGGCATCCGCCACGACGCCAGCGGCATCCATGGCTTGAGCAGGATGGAGGATGGGGGGCCGGTGCGGGTCATGGTGACGGAGCAACACCTTGGCTCCACCAGCGAACCTACCTTGAGCGATCTGAGCGAGGCGCTCATCGCCGTCTACGGAACCGACTATGGGATCCACAGTCCGGCTTCGATCTCCCGCTTTACCGATATGACCCGGCAGGCGGCGTCCTATCGCAAGGGGCGCGTGCTGCTCGCCGGCGACGCCGCGCATGTGCACTACCCCGCGGGAGGACAGGGCCTCAACACCGGCGTGCAGGATGCGGTGAATCTCGGATGGAAGCTGGCCCAGGTGGTCAAGCAGACCTCGCCGGAAAGCCTGCTGGATAGCTATCATGCCGAGCGCCACCCGGTCGCGGTGCGCGTGCTGCGCAACACGATGGCGCAAGTCGCGCTGATGCGTCGCCCCGACGAGCGCGTCAAGGCCCTGCAGGACACCATGTCCGACCTCCTCGGCATGGACGAACCGCGCAAACGGATCGCCGCGATGATCTCCGGCCTCGACATCCACTACGATCTCGGCGAAGGACATCCCCTGCTCGGCCGCCGCATGCCCGACCTCGACCTGATCACAGCAAACGGCCGGCTCCGGACCTTCACCCTGCTGCACGATGCCCGGCCGGTGCTGCTCAACCTCGGTGAGCCCGGCACCCTCGACATCACGCCGTGGGCGGAGCGGGTACGGCAGATCGACGCGCAATATGCCGGCACGTGGGAGCTTCCGGTGCTTGGCGCGGTCGCGGCTCCCAGCGCCGTGCTGATCCGGCCCGACGGACATGTGGCCTGGGTTGGAGACCAGGCTCAGTTGGGGCTGGCTGACGCGCTGACCATGTGGTTCGGACCGCCTGTCGCGGCGTAG
- a CDS encoding acyl-CoA dehydrogenase family protein yields MTAQEQQDEFHDIRDAVAKLCAQFPGEYWRKLDRQMAYPKEFVDALTEAGYLSVLIPEEYGGSGLKLSAAAAILEEIQRAGCNGGGCHAQMYTMGTVLRHGNDAQKAKYLPGIASGKLRLQAFGVTEPTSGTDTSSLKTVAKRDGDHYVVNGQKIWTSRAEHSDLMILLARTTPKEQAKKRTDGLSVFIVDMREVKGKGLEIRPIRTMMNHATTEVFFTDMRVPAENLIGDEGKGFRYILSGMNAERILIAAECIGDAKWFIAKATGYAKERAVFGRPIGQNQGIQFPIAKAYAAMRAAELMVKEATRKYEAGLDCGAEANMAKMLAADASWEAANACVQTHGGFGFAEEYDVERKFRETRLYQVAPISTNLILSYVAEHVLGLPRSY; encoded by the coding sequence ATGACCGCACAAGAACAACAGGACGAATTCCACGACATCCGCGACGCCGTCGCCAAGCTCTGCGCCCAGTTTCCCGGCGAATACTGGCGCAAGCTCGACCGCCAGATGGCGTATCCGAAGGAGTTCGTCGATGCGCTGACCGAAGCCGGCTACCTCTCGGTCCTGATCCCCGAGGAGTATGGCGGCTCCGGGCTGAAACTCTCGGCCGCCGCCGCGATCCTGGAAGAGATCCAGCGCGCCGGATGCAACGGCGGCGGCTGCCACGCCCAGATGTACACGATGGGCACCGTGCTGCGGCACGGCAACGACGCCCAGAAGGCGAAATACCTGCCCGGCATCGCCAGCGGCAAATTGCGGCTGCAGGCGTTCGGCGTCACCGAGCCGACCAGCGGTACCGACACCTCTTCGCTGAAGACCGTCGCCAAGCGTGATGGCGACCACTACGTCGTCAACGGCCAGAAGATCTGGACCAGCCGCGCCGAACATTCCGACCTGATGATCCTGCTGGCGCGCACCACGCCGAAGGAGCAGGCGAAGAAACGCACCGATGGGCTTTCCGTCTTCATCGTCGACATGCGCGAGGTCAAGGGCAAGGGTCTGGAGATCCGCCCGATCCGCACCATGATGAACCACGCCACGACCGAAGTGTTCTTCACGGACATGCGGGTGCCGGCCGAGAACCTGATCGGCGACGAGGGCAAAGGCTTTCGCTATATTCTCTCCGGCATGAACGCTGAGCGCATTCTCATTGCAGCAGAATGCATCGGCGACGCCAAATGGTTCATCGCCAAGGCCACCGGCTATGCCAAGGAGCGCGCCGTGTTCGGCCGCCCGATCGGCCAGAACCAGGGCATTCAGTTCCCGATCGCAAAGGCCTACGCCGCGATGCGCGCCGCCGAACTGATGGTGAAGGAAGCTACCCGTAAATATGAGGCTGGCCTCGATTGCGGCGCGGAAGCCAACATGGCGAAGATGCTGGCGGCGGATGCCTCCTGGGAAGCGGCCAACGCCTGCGTGCAGACCCATGGCGGTTTCGGCTTTGCCGAGGAATACGACGTCGAGCGCAAGTTCCGCGAAACCCGGCTGTATCAAGTCGCGCCGATTTCGACCAACCTGATCCTGTCCTACGTCGCCGAGCATGTGCTTGGCCTACCCCGCTCTTACTGA
- the rpsU gene encoding 30S ribosomal protein S21, whose amino-acid sequence MQVIVRDNNIEQALRVLKKKMQREGVFREMRRRRCYEKPSEEAARKKSDAVRRMRKLARKQAIRDGLIAAPPAKKKEIKQPVPSTTKS is encoded by the coding sequence ATGCAAGTAATCGTCCGCGACAACAATATCGAGCAAGCCCTGCGCGTGCTGAAGAAGAAGATGCAGCGCGAGGGAGTATTCAGGGAAATGCGTAGGCGCCGATGTTACGAGAAGCCGTCAGAGGAGGCTGCAAGAAAGAAATCCGACGCTGTACGCCGGATGCGTAAGCTTGCGCGAAAGCAGGCGATCCGGGATGGTTTGATCGCGGCCCCGCCGGCGAAAAAGAAGGAAATCAAGCAGCCAGTTCCTTCTACGACAAAGTCATGA
- a CDS encoding LysR substrate-binding domain-containing protein, with amino-acid sequence MDIRQLRTFSCVAELGSLSKASDTLRVAQPALSRQIKLLEHELRAELFTRNGRGMVLTDAGRLLLARTSGIVRQIDQVRDEIQSAGGPPSGRVVLGLVPTVSCVISARLARRTVDTYPGISLCIVESYSGHLTEWLHRGEMDLALIYGPSSDLHLAVQSLGRDPIVAVGPRGSGLSKKKQVDIGWLLKQRLVLPSHSHGLRALIEQAAAKKKLKLDVKLEADSFRVLTSLVEEGLGYTLLPPSSVRNEVANGRLETAAISKPSPMRELTLASPIDHPGSTAIALVTELLRDELIACREEGLWDIKLA; translated from the coding sequence ATGGATATCAGGCAGCTCAGGACCTTCAGTTGCGTGGCCGAGCTCGGCAGCCTCAGCAAGGCCTCCGATACGCTGCGGGTGGCACAGCCGGCGCTGAGCCGGCAGATCAAGCTGCTTGAACATGAATTGCGGGCCGAGCTGTTCACGCGGAACGGCCGCGGCATGGTGCTGACCGACGCCGGCCGGCTTCTGCTCGCGCGAACCTCCGGCATCGTCCGGCAGATCGACCAGGTGCGAGACGAGATCCAGTCCGCCGGCGGCCCGCCCTCGGGCCGCGTGGTGCTTGGCCTCGTGCCGACCGTGAGCTGCGTGATTTCGGCGCGGCTCGCCCGGCGCACAGTCGACACCTATCCGGGCATTTCGCTCTGCATCGTCGAAAGCTACAGCGGCCATCTGACGGAATGGCTGCACCGCGGCGAAATGGATCTGGCGCTGATCTACGGGCCGTCGAGCGATCTGCATCTTGCCGTGCAAAGCCTCGGCCGCGATCCCATCGTCGCTGTCGGGCCGCGTGGCAGCGGCCTTTCGAAAAAGAAGCAGGTCGATATCGGCTGGCTGTTGAAACAGCGCCTGGTGCTGCCCAGTCATTCGCACGGGCTCCGGGCGCTGATCGAGCAGGCGGCGGCGAAGAAGAAGCTGAAGCTCGACGTCAAGCTGGAAGCGGATTCGTTCCGAGTGCTGACCAGTCTCGTCGAGGAAGGCCTGGGATATACCCTGTTGCCACCTTCTTCGGTGCGCAATGAGGTCGCCAACGGCCGGCTGGAAACCGCGGCGATATCAAAACCGTCGCCGATGCGCGAACTGACCCTTGCGTCTCCCATCGATCATCCCGGCTCGACTGCGATTGCGCTAGTCACCGAATTGCTTCGCGACGAGCTGATCGCCTGCCGCGAAGAGGGCCTCTGGGACATCAAGCTCGCCTGA